A single window of Anopheles moucheti chromosome 2, idAnoMoucSN_F20_07, whole genome shotgun sequence DNA harbors:
- the LOC128298797 gene encoding chymotrypsin-elastase inhibitor ixodidin-like — MQLSFIICFIAIAGFATIHAQKSNCVKEVCPAKEKYQCCGSCVQRTCALEDETTCPDVCYKGCYCKKGYVRQFAPNGPCIRLKKCPRTIPTQAPSKQ; from the exons ATGCAGTTGTCATTTATTATCTGCTTTATAGCGATCGCAGGATTCGCCACAATCCATGCCCAAAAATCGAACTGCGTTAAAG AGGTTTGTCCAGCGAAAGAGAAGTATCAATGCTGTGGTTCTTGCGTTCAGCGCACATGTGCCCTGGAGGATGAAACTACATGTCCGGACGTGTGCTACAAAGGTTGCTACTGCAAGAAGGGTTATGTGAGGCAGTTCGCTCCGAATGGTCCATGCATTCGACTAAAAAAGTGTCCCCGAACTATTCCAACACAAGCGCCGAGCAAGCAGTAG